TAGGCTCACATATTTAATAGGCTTTATATATTGTTGATTATGAATACAATAATTCCAATGTTCAGTAGGCCTATAATCAGTGTTAAGGTAGTAAAATCCTCCCCGAACAGTAGGGGTCTGCTAATAAAGTGTTTTATTATAAGCGTCCTCTTATGCGTGTTTTAACTGGCGCTGTAAACCAGTATCTAAGAATGAAGAGCACTTTATGGCAAAGAATATTTGATGGAAGGTTAATTTACACAATCAATCCATTCTCCTTCTGGGGCGACCTGTACAGGGAACTGAAACCGATAGGAAACTATTTACGCACACGTTACAAGCATTTAAAAGGCATCTGGGACACTTTGCAACTAATGATCCCATGGTCTGACTGTcgccgtgtgtttgtgagttgaGTTGTGCATAGGCTTCATTAGCCTAAATGCACTTGTCAAACCGACAAGATCCTATGAAGGACCGTATACAAAGAAATTACTAAATATGTATTTCATATTTATAGTAGGTCTAACGGCAAGGCACACCAAAATCaatcaaataattaaatatgtatttacatTCACATAGAACTAACAAGACCCAACAGCCGTCTCTCTAGAGAGGGGTGCTGGGATAGTCAAAATTCCTACGATTTTCAAAATTACTATCAGCGAAAGGCAGAAAGCATCTCCTGTCATTTGTCACCTGTGTTTTACGCACAGGTGACAAATGCCTAATAGGCGCTTACTTGAGGTGGAGGGCGGCGCGCTGTTCCGTCGCATCCAGTCGTACGGGTTCCTCCTCTGCAGGGCGTTGGGCGACAGCTGTCCGGAGGACGGGTTCATGGAGGCGGGCAGCAGTGCCGCGGGCTGCCCTGAGAACTCCGGAGGGCTGAACCCAAGCGGGGGCCCCACCGCGGAGGAGTTGGGCGTCGGGGTCGCATTGGGGGCCCCGTGATGCCCGTAGTGCGAGGGCCACTCGTCCCcccgcggcggaggaggaggataggacGGATTCCAACCCCCGACCCCGTTCTGGGCCGAGTGCGGGTCGTTGTTGATCCCCGGGACGTGGTGGTGGTATCCAGTGAACTCCGAGTAGTGCGGCGCGGCGGGGACGAAGCTCTGCGGGTTGAGGTTGAGGCCGGGGTGTCCACGGGAGACGGGGTTCTGGTGGTGGTACATCCCCGCGTCCTTGTCCAACAGGTAGCCAACGTACATCTTTCCAGGTGATGGGACGCCCTGTGCATAGTGCGACTCCAGCTTGTAGACTTGTGTCCCGCGTCTCTTCTCAGCGCTCgctcactgggtgtgtgtgtctgcgtgcgtgtgcccgtgtgcgcgcgtgtgttgtTAATGAGGTGGATATTCTGTCTGTATTCTGCCTTCATGTAGGACCAACCCTCGTGTGTCTTCACCGGACCGAGGTCCCACCTGTACTATTCCATTGAGACTTCCAGTTCGTCGCCTCAGCTGCCAGTTAAGAGCGCGTCGGGGTCACGTGGCGTGTTTTATGGCCTCACCGGCCGCCCCTCACCGTCCCTCGCTCCACCGCTCCaccttcctctctgctccctctctcgctgtagGCCATTCATCAACTCATTTATTACTTTACTAACTCGTTGTCTTATATTTGATAATATATTTCATAACATTGTCCTATATTTATTCGTCCTTacatttatataggcctatataaatatatattgttttctaAAACACCTCAGCATAACCCCATGTATCATTAGAATGTTGTTTTTCGTCTAAACATATTTCATATTAGAACATAAAGGCATCAAGGCCTCAaggccttaaaaaaaaatcgcaaACCCAAAATGAACCTCGCGTCCCTCGTGTCACAGAGCACTGTCTGAGAAATCGCCTCTTCATTCCTCTCGGCTCACCCTATCTCACATCATCTGCATGAGAGACTCATGGCTGCATTTCAAAGGCTTCCATCAAAGGCCCCATGCTGGGGGGAGCAAATCTTACAAATTACGCTCAAAACAGACTAACGTCGAGATTTCGCGCCACCGCAGCCATAACAGAGTTGGCATTTACAGTCTAAAAGTGTTATGCATTAACTTGAGTTATTATAAAGCCGGTAATactagaaagaaaagaagaaaaataagaatagaaagaaaatagGCACACTGTTTAATCTCAGGCATACGGAATTCTATAGAGGTTTTAACTAACAGACACATaagcacgcacggacacacactctcacacacacacatacacacacacacacacacacacacacacacacacacacacacacacacacacacacacacacacacacacacacacacacacacacacacacacgcacacaaggacGGTTTACATATTACAACAGAGCAAGCTTATGTGGTGCTCCCATATCTGGGAAGGAAGTAGGAGGCCTGAGGTACTTCGGGGGTTGTCATAAACCGGGGGCACCAAGAGGTTAACGTCGAGCTCTGTCTCCGTCCCCATTCTCCCGCCCTCCTCTCCGATTGATATGAAGGAGACTTGTaggcggaggaggggagggcccAGACGCCAAGGTGACttccttcttcccccccccccccccggcccctcctcAATCTAACACGTTGACATCGTCGCTCCTGTTCTCCGCTCCAAGTGGGGCACGAGTCACCGGTCAGCCGGTCAGCCCTGTGACGGTCAGCGTGTCGGGGAGAAGAGGGCTCACAGACAAGTGTTGGGTTCCAATTGATGGTTCCCATTGGTCACCTGGCGACGTGTTTTGGGTTTAATTGGCCTACAGCGGCTGCCATTAAGCGCGCATTACGATACATTTTGCAGCATAAGCCACATTGTTATCGAAATGTCCAATGTGTCCCGTTGAACAGTTTTACCGACCAATGAAACACACGATCGGGAAGGTCTGAAAATAACGTCAGGCTCATTGCATGGAGAATAAACGTATCCCTTCACCTGCAAGTTGTTTGAAGAAttcattcatctgatctttgtACCCTGAATCGCCAACAAAAACAATCTTCTCAAGTTATTATGGGTTCGCATTTTGGTGAATTTATTGTCATTCTCTGCCAAGTTGTTTAATAATTCAGCCTCAGCCACAAGTGtaaatttacaacatgcaattGTGTATGATGAGTTACCAAACCATGTTATTAAAACCGTGGCATCATTGATTTGGCTTAATTTATATAGCATATAGAGACCTACAATTTAGAAATTATAAGGAACGAAAGCCTGATCACGTAAAGTACGCAGTAAtattaatgttttattaatgATAGGCTATGTTACTAGATTCATATGGTTCGAAATCTTTGAGGAAAAAATGTAGCtgaaaaatcaaataaaacctTGACCCCAAGTTAACCATTTCTGGCCctacaagaactccttctaactTTGTTGTTTAGTTTATGAAATGTTCTTTAAAAAATTCTTAAGGATATCTGTCGACCATGTAACCTATTCACCTGAATAGGCCTCCCCACTTTAATGATCATCAAAATAGGAATGATCTTCATATTTTGACACCAAATGGCattcaatattattatttttattattattattattattattgctatttATATTCCTCTTATCCTTCTTATTATAACTAGTTATTAACTTTTCTATAACTAGCCTATTTTATTTACGATTATTACGGTAATAATCAAGATGATGGTTATGATAATTGAATATTTTAGGATATTTTAGGCCTAGCCTATAATATTACGttctacatttttttttatattagaccatcaaaataggcctattttatCGTTGTTGAATAGGCTATGTTTTACTATATTTGGGGCTCTTCGTTTGTTAGCTTGGTTGTTCAAAAAGGGAATGCTGTTTTATAATAGGCATATAATATCAATAGGCCTATATGCCTGAGCGTCGGggataaattatatatatatatatatatatatatatatatatatatatatatatatatatatatatatatatatatatatatatatatatatatatatatatatacatataacatAACACATTCATAAGCCTAGAGATTCGGTGACGAATTAAAGCGCAGAGAGGAAGAAAAGCGCGAGGGAGAGGCCAGTAAGATGATGGGACTTTGCAGAAAATCCAGAGAGACCCTAGCTGGGGGACACCTGTAGAAGGTGAGACTTTCAAAGGACGAAACGAAGGGATGCATCTGAACTGAAGCGAGGCTGGTGTGTTTGCGCTGCACGGTGCCCATCCTGTGTCTTtgtcacctgtctgtgtgtcaaccATTAACTAGACGCCGGCTGTAAACCCACAGGTTATGGAAAGTTGGATCAGGACACGGCAGGTCGTAAAGAGCCAACCTTTTTATTGTTGGGGCGTCAGAGGGAGCAGGGGTCTACTTTTCACTTCGACATACAGTGGGGTCTGCTCCTCCAGGTGACCCCCAACAGATCCCTCATTACTCATACTGCTTTATTCTGACTACAAGATCCAAAGATGCATGCAAACGTATAGGCCTATAATATATTAAATAGCctatatctttatatatctcCACGTCATATGATTGAAAGTGTTAGGCTATTTGTAAACCTCTGCtgattataaatattataatgATCAT
The Gadus morhua chromosome 7, gadMor3.0, whole genome shotgun sequence DNA segment above includes these coding regions:
- the cdx1b gene encoding homeobox protein CDX-1b → MYVGYLLDKDAGMYHHQNPVSRGHPGLNLNPQSFVPAAPHYSEFTGYHHHVPGINNDPHSAQNGVGGWNPSYPPPPPRGDEWPSHYGHHGAPNATPTPNSSAVGPPLGFSPPEFSGQPAALLPASMNPSSGQLSPNALQRRNPYDWMRRNSAPPSTSNGKTRTKDKYRVVYTDHQRLELEKEFHYSRYITIRRKAELATALGLSERQVKIWFQNRRAKERKVNKKKLQQPASSTTTPNLPHITHGDAPTLPHIVHSEAPGADDDRGGGVLHSSNSNIAMVTSSSGSNGLMSPSSMPMNIKEEY